The Flavobacterium psychrotrophum region ACCTGCATTTCGGCGATGCTTTTCTCTGTTAGTATGCGTCGGCCATTAAACAGTCCTTTGTTTAGTATCATTCCCAGGAAATTTAGATAATCATTGGGTGTACTGAAAGCGCCACCGGCGGGCAGTGCTACTGCGCCTTTGCCAAAATCGGTATCCTTCATCTCTAAAGGTTGTGCGATGCGCTCAGCAAATAACGTTTCAAAACTTTTGCCGCTTATTTTTTCCAGTACAGCACCTGCTATTTGCAGGCCGGTATTACTGTAATGAAAAACCATGCCCGGCTTACCCTCCATTGGGAGTTGAGCTATGGCGGCTATCGCATCGTCCATATTCTTGTACGTTTTCATTTGCTTGATGTTTTCTTTCAGTTCCGGAGCTTTAATGCCGGTAGTGTGCGACAGGCACTGGCTAATAGTAATACCACCCTTTCCGCTTTTGCTGAGTATGGGCAGAAATTTGCCTACGGTATCAGTAAGCTTCAGGGTGCTTTCGTCTACAAAAGTCATAACCAGTGCTGCGCTTAGCCACTTACTACAGCTGGCTATGGGCTGTCGGGTAGCTGTAGTGTAATTGCCGGTATCTGCATCCTGTTCCTGCCTGCGGGCAACGATTTTTGTTACCGCCTTTTGCCTTCGTGTCATGTGGCTTACCGAGTAGCTGTATATGGTTTTGTTGTTTTTATGGATTACCAGTATTACCCGCCCGCCCATGTCTTCAGCATGAGCGTTAAGCCATTCGGTTACGGCAGAGAAATCCTGTTGCGCACGAGCAGGACTAAGTACTAATAGCGCAACCAATATGTAGAACAATGATTTCATGGCTTTTATTTTTAAAGTTAATGAATATTGAGGTTTGGTGGTCAGTAAAGGGCGTTAATTTGCACGATGTTTTAGATAGAAAGCAAAAGCCCCACCGCGTAGCGGTGGGGCTCTCTATTTTGGGATTTAAACTTTAAAGTATGCTGCCGTTAGTAAACGATGCGCTTAGACACTTTACCTTTTACAGTATTTACCTCTACGATAATTACCTGCTGTGCAATGTTTAGGTTGCTTACAGCTGCTTTGGTATCGTTGATGCCATTTGCGCTGTAAAGCTGCCTTCCACGGATATCAAATATGGTAACACCGTTTATAAGTGTGCTGCCTGTATTGATGCTTATGGTATTGCCCTGCTTGTAAACGATCACTGTATCAGGGTCAACCGTTGGGTTGTCTGTGCCCAGTGCCGATGTACGGTATACTACTTCGAAACGTCCTTCAAAAGTACCTGCTTCAGAAGTAAAGGTATAGTCGCGGTCTGAGATATTACGGATAATACCTTCAGCATTGTCTTTAAGGTAAATTACCTGACCTTGTTCAAACACACCTTCGGTATGGTCAAGGCCTACAGTAAATTCTCCTGCCGCCGGTACTGTAAAGCCCATTGGTACAACATCTGTAGCATCAAACTCCGGCCTTGCCTGGATTGCAAGCTGCGCGTTTTCTGCCAGCGAGTA contains the following coding sequences:
- a CDS encoding serine hydrolase domain-containing protein — its product is MKSLFYILVALLVLSPARAQQDFSAVTEWLNAHAEDMGGRVILVIHKNNKTIYSYSVSHMTRRQKAVTKIVARRQEQDADTGNYTTATRQPIASCSKWLSAALVMTFVDESTLKLTDTVGKFLPILSKSGKGGITISQCLSHTTGIKAPELKENIKQMKTYKNMDDAIAAIAQLPMEGKPGMVFHYSNTGLQIAGAVLEKISGKSFETLFAERIAQPLEMKDTDFGKGAVALPAGGAFSTPNDYLNFLGMILNKGLFNGRRILTEKSIAEMQVNRLTADVTIAHSPAQAKGLGYGYGEWVYGGAGGPSTAVSSPGLFGSYPWVDNYWHYGAFLMAVNLKSDGRQELYTELKELVDKAMGK